The Winogradskyella schleiferi genome has a window encoding:
- a CDS encoding Fur family transcriptional regulator: MTNTEKILFTKGIRPTEMRLKIYKYLKRKTYAITLKEMQKVFIAKSEKNKTANRTTFYRNLKTFEDKGLIHQINDGTRVAKFAISDENAKGKYGTDLHMHFYCTKCGKTSCLPNKISEESLPNDYQVSDVNLVLKGICESCRKK, translated from the coding sequence ATGACAAACACGGAAAAAATATTATTTACCAAAGGGATACGCCCTACTGAAATGAGGTTGAAAATTTACAAATACCTCAAGAGGAAGACCTATGCCATAACCTTAAAGGAAATGCAAAAAGTCTTTATCGCCAAAAGTGAAAAAAACAAAACGGCAAACAGAACCACCTTTTATCGCAATCTCAAGACTTTTGAGGATAAAGGGTTGATTCATCAGATTAATGATGGGACCAGAGTGGCAAAATTTGCGATTTCCGATGAAAATGCCAAAGGTAAATACGGTACAGATTTACATATGCACTTTTATTGTACCAAGTGTGGAAAAACAAGCTGTTTGCCGAATAAAATATCGGAAGAAAGCTTACCAAACGATTATCAAGTGAGCGATGTGAACCTGGTGTTAAAAGGAATATGTGAAAGTTGTAGAAAAAAATAA
- a CDS encoding AlbA family DNA-binding domain-containing protein yields the protein MKLANGIHNQKRGALNRRGLLIAIVLGFAVGIIIIQPLGISLFQYDQSGDTGNWWYLFKNAVGQALGFGDVDQILKNILFGIMGSSLALMFYTRKTIFQLNREKVGITLIRELLNKGENHEVEFKSTLRWDLRQSKVNEALEMVVAKTIAGYMNTEGGHLIIGVDDEGRILGLEQDYGTLKKPDKDGFEQYVMQLVSVKLGTHFCPLAKVAFYEFKEKDICYVRVHKSQKPVYLNLGNRSHFFIRTGNGTRELDIPAALDYMEIHLN from the coding sequence ATGAAACTGGCTAATGGCATACATAATCAAAAAAGAGGGGCGCTGAACAGGCGAGGTCTTCTTATTGCTATTGTATTAGGGTTTGCGGTTGGTATAATCATCATACAGCCTTTGGGCATTTCCCTATTCCAGTATGACCAGAGCGGTGATACGGGCAATTGGTGGTATTTGTTCAAAAACGCAGTTGGGCAAGCTCTTGGATTTGGAGATGTGGACCAAATCCTAAAAAATATCCTGTTTGGTATTATGGGAAGCAGTCTCGCCTTAATGTTCTATACAAGAAAAACAATATTTCAACTAAATAGGGAGAAAGTCGGAATAACCTTGATAAGGGAATTATTGAACAAAGGTGAAAACCACGAGGTAGAATTCAAAAGCACCTTGAGGTGGGACCTTCGACAAAGTAAGGTTAACGAAGCTTTGGAAATGGTGGTGGCAAAAACCATTGCAGGATATATGAATACCGAAGGCGGCCACTTGATTATTGGGGTAGATGATGAAGGCCGTATTCTGGGGCTCGAACAAGATTACGGTACTTTAAAGAAACCAGACAAGGACGGGTTTGAACAGTATGTAATGCAGTTGGTGTCCGTCAAGTTAGGCACCCATTTTTGCCCTTTGGCAAAGGTGGCCTTTTATGAATTTAAAGAAAAGGATATCTGTTATGTAAGGGTTCACAAATCGCAAAAACCCGTGTATTTGAATCTGGGTAATCGCTCGCATTTCTTTATTAGGACTGGAAACGGTACCCGAGAGCTGGATATACCTGCAGCTCTGGATTATATGGAAATTCACTTAAACTAA
- a CDS encoding efflux RND transporter periplasmic adaptor subunit: MKYILIVLAFLAMSCNNKAEDAHAHNPDGSHEGEEIPRLDHTIWTDKTELFVEFPALIVGNPSRFAAHFTVLDKHQPVREGSVTVSLIKGDNGIRNTAEAPSSPGIFSPTIQPKETGSYQLVFELKTPDYSDKITIDDVTVYANADEAIKALGAAEDEGSISFLKEQAWKIDFQTAPVVSGKIYDVINTSGVWMPSPGSVKSLAAKSNGVVDFKVINLTEGTAVKRGQLLMSLNSQGLASNNLSTDIASAKAKFQQAKSEYDRKKELYESKIVPKSEFEKVESSFEIAKANYQSLVSGVSGGSKQIRAPFDGFIKSITVSNGDYVEQGVALVTVGTHQSRVLKAQLAPNYGLTMGNVQGIWYQDNDNLWKDVTDAEGKILSIGKDVERENPLISVFAEVNATVDMPIGSLTPVQIAMGNATQNTMIPENALLEDYGSYSVIVQLSGESFERRPVKIGKRNGENVEIVQGLEVGEVVATTGAYQVKMASMSGSTPAHGHEH, translated from the coding sequence ATGAAATATATACTCATAGTGCTTGCCTTTTTGGCAATGTCTTGTAACAACAAGGCAGAAGATGCACACGCACACAATCCCGATGGTAGCCACGAAGGAGAAGAAATTCCACGCTTGGACCACACCATTTGGACAGACAAAACAGAATTATTCGTAGAATTTCCAGCCTTAATCGTTGGAAATCCAAGCAGATTTGCAGCCCACTTTACGGTGTTGGACAAGCATCAGCCTGTTCGTGAAGGTTCGGTTACGGTTAGTTTGATTAAAGGCGATAATGGAATTCGTAATACTGCCGAAGCACCGTCTTCGCCAGGCATATTTTCGCCTACCATTCAACCAAAAGAAACGGGTAGTTACCAACTTGTTTTTGAATTGAAAACGCCAGATTATTCAGATAAAATAACGATTGACGATGTTACGGTTTATGCTAATGCAGATGAAGCCATAAAAGCCTTGGGTGCAGCCGAAGATGAAGGGAGCATTTCGTTTTTGAAAGAACAAGCTTGGAAAATCGATTTTCAAACCGCACCTGTCGTTTCAGGTAAAATTTACGATGTCATCAACACCTCTGGTGTTTGGATGCCCTCGCCCGGTTCTGTAAAGTCCTTGGCGGCAAAATCCAATGGGGTGGTAGATTTTAAAGTTATTAATCTCACGGAAGGCACAGCAGTAAAAAGAGGTCAGCTCTTAATGAGTTTGAATAGCCAAGGTTTGGCATCTAATAATTTAAGTACGGATATCGCTTCCGCGAAAGCGAAATTCCAACAAGCCAAATCTGAATATGACAGAAAGAAAGAGTTATACGAATCTAAAATTGTCCCAAAATCTGAATTTGAAAAAGTAGAAAGCAGTTTTGAGATAGCCAAAGCCAACTATCAGTCCTTGGTATCTGGTGTTTCGGGCGGAAGCAAACAAATCCGCGCCCCTTTTGATGGTTTTATCAAATCCATAACAGTTTCAAATGGCGATTACGTAGAACAAGGCGTTGCGCTTGTGACCGTTGGAACGCATCAATCCAGAGTTTTAAAAGCGCAGTTAGCACCCAACTACGGACTTACGATGGGTAATGTACAAGGTATATGGTATCAGGATAATGATAACCTATGGAAAGACGTAACTGATGCCGAGGGCAAAATCCTTTCGATTGGAAAGGACGTGGAACGTGAAAACCCTTTGATTTCTGTTTTTGCAGAAGTCAATGCCACCGTCGATATGCCAATAGGAAGTCTAACACCTGTTCAGATAGCGATGGGAAATGCCACCCAAAATACAATGATACCTGAAAATGCCTTATTGGAAGACTATGGAAGCTATTCCGTTATCGTGCAACTTTCAGGCGAAAGTTTTGAAAGACGTCCTGTAAAAATAGGAAAACGTAATGGCGAGAATGTAGAAATAGTACAGGGCTTGGAAGTTGGCGAAGTAGTGGCAACTACAGGAGCATACCAAGTTAAAATGGCTTCAATGTCGGGTTCAACACCTGCACACGGTCACGAACATTAA
- a CDS encoding TolC family protein has translation MNKYIVSVICGCLFFVNGFSQNKNIEELLNEIEQNNTELKGYQSFIESQQLENRSNNNLPDPQLSGFYLPFGDNETGDYTEYQLSQSFEFPTVYVARGKWNESKSQQLAAAYANKRLEVLLKAKNTLLELAFLQKRKAIETERKTQSRQVFEQIQKLFDAEQVGILDLNKAKIAWIQEQFVVEQIESDIQILLSKLKTLNGGNVIDGATSGIALPIEVGTVDNLWQEKLAKDPLLQELKANETSSLQKIKLEKNKVLPNVALGYNYQGVSGSNYSGFYGGVSIPLWSSKNKVKAAEANFEYQQSNTQVVTTSLYTQFQETYNRYELMLEKFNEYQATMGNLNSEQLLFKAYMLGEYSFMDYYVELQFYRNASDKMLQMEKELQLLQAQLLKHQL, from the coding sequence ATGAATAAATACATCGTGTCCGTAATTTGCGGATGCCTGTTCTTTGTTAATGGTTTCTCGCAGAATAAAAACATAGAGGAACTACTTAATGAAATAGAACAGAACAATACAGAGTTGAAAGGCTATCAATCATTTATTGAAAGTCAGCAACTCGAAAACAGGAGCAATAACAATTTGCCTGACCCACAGCTTTCTGGCTTTTATTTGCCATTTGGCGATAATGAAACTGGAGATTATACCGAATATCAACTATCCCAATCTTTTGAATTCCCAACGGTATATGTTGCACGTGGCAAATGGAACGAATCTAAATCGCAACAGTTAGCGGCAGCCTACGCTAACAAGAGGCTGGAAGTATTATTAAAAGCAAAGAACACGCTTTTAGAGCTTGCTTTCTTGCAAAAGCGAAAAGCTATTGAAACGGAAAGAAAAACCCAGAGCAGACAGGTTTTTGAGCAAATCCAAAAACTTTTTGATGCAGAACAAGTTGGGATTTTAGATTTGAACAAGGCGAAAATTGCTTGGATTCAAGAGCAATTTGTTGTTGAACAAATTGAAAGCGACATCCAAATTTTGCTATCCAAACTTAAAACGTTGAATGGAGGCAATGTAATTGATGGTGCTACATCAGGAATTGCATTACCTATCGAAGTTGGTACGGTAGATAATCTTTGGCAGGAAAAATTAGCGAAAGACCCTTTACTACAAGAATTAAAGGCTAATGAGACATCTTCACTTCAAAAAATAAAATTGGAAAAAAACAAGGTGCTGCCAAACGTGGCACTTGGCTATAATTATCAAGGCGTTAGCGGTAGTAATTATTCTGGTTTTTATGGTGGTGTTTCAATTCCACTTTGGAGTAGCAAGAACAAAGTAAAAGCTGCCGAAGCAAATTTTGAATATCAACAGTCCAACACGCAGGTAGTTACCACTTCGCTTTATACCCAATTTCAAGAAACCTATAATCGATACGAATTGATGCTCGAAAAATTTAATGAGTATCAAGCCACTATGGGTAATTTAAATAGCGAGCAACTGCTTTTTAAGGCTTATATGTTGGGCGAGTATTCGTTTATGGATTATTACGTGGAGCTTCAGTTTTATCGGAATGCATCAGATAAAATGCTGCAAATGGAAAAGGAACTGCAACTGCTTCAAGCACAATTATTAAAACATCAGTTATAA
- a CDS encoding efflux RND transporter permease subunit: MLNKILSISLQNRLLILLGAVALSVLGVYYARTMNVDVFPDLTAPTVTILTEAHGMESEEVEKLVTYQLETALNGSPNVRRIRSSSAAGVSIVWVEFEWGTDIYRARQIVSERIPMVRENLPEGIGAPTMAPISSIMGEIMLLGVTSDSLSPMELRTLSDWTIRPRIKAIGGIANVVVIGGDYKQYQVFANPEKMKHYDVSLSELVEHVKEANKNAPGGVINQYGNQYIIKGSGRAYALEDLQEAVLKEVNGQTIKIKDVATVQIGAADKIGDGSLNAKPAVILTISKQPDVNTLELTDRLDEAIADLETTLPKGVNIKSQIFRQSDFIDASISNLNMTLLEGAFFVMIILFIFLMNWRTTVISLLAIPISLLVSIIILKWLGYTINTMSLGGMAIAIGALVDDAIIDVENVYKRLRENIRKPKAERESTIKVVRDASVEIRSSIIIATLIIIVSFVPLFFLSGMEGRLLQPLGIAFVTSVLTSLVVAVTVTPILCSYLLDNEKLLNKQADGTKVERWLQKHYGNLLVRATKIPKTIIGVTVIAFVLSLLVVTQLGRSFLPEFNEGSLVISVVGPPGMSLEESNKTGKLIETILLDMPEVEVVTRRQGRAELDEHAQGVNASEIDVPFVLEDKTKEEFFEEVRNKLSIAPGVNITLGQPIAHRIDHMLSGTRANIAIKIFGSDLQRLFEVGKSVEQNIKDIEGLADVAVDQQIEVPQIRIKPKRQILSAYGMTVGNLMEQVDIAFAGEEAGEIYEGQQYFDLVVRYEKSFRDNIEKIGNTLISLPNGGQTTLGQLATVQSVSSPNTINREDVQRKIVVAANVQGRDLRGAVNEIKEVIASNVNIPEGYRVQYGGQFESESKASQLLLITAIIAIAIIFLLLYYEFKDVKLAFVVLINLPLALIGGILIVYFTSGIISIAATIGFISLFGIATRNGILLVSRYEDLRKEGVQGFQLIKAGALDRLNPILMTAFTTGLALIPLALKSGEPGSEIQSPMAVVILGGLLSATILNLVVIPCVYQLVLKKEK; encoded by the coding sequence ATGTTAAACAAAATATTATCAATTTCACTTCAAAATAGATTGCTCATACTATTGGGAGCGGTTGCATTGAGTGTGTTGGGCGTGTATTATGCACGTACAATGAACGTCGATGTATTCCCAGACCTTACAGCGCCCACGGTAACAATTCTTACCGAAGCGCACGGAATGGAATCTGAAGAAGTAGAAAAATTAGTAACCTATCAACTGGAAACGGCCTTGAACGGTTCGCCCAATGTAAGGCGAATCCGTTCGTCATCGGCAGCAGGTGTTTCCATTGTTTGGGTAGAATTTGAATGGGGAACAGATATTTATCGAGCTCGCCAAATTGTTAGTGAACGCATCCCGATGGTACGTGAAAATTTGCCTGAAGGTATCGGAGCACCAACTATGGCACCAATTTCATCCATTATGGGAGAGATAATGCTTTTGGGAGTGACATCCGATAGTTTGTCGCCAATGGAACTGCGAACCTTGTCAGACTGGACAATTCGCCCACGGATAAAAGCGATTGGTGGTATCGCAAATGTGGTGGTTATCGGTGGCGATTATAAGCAATACCAAGTATTTGCCAATCCTGAAAAGATGAAGCATTACGATGTAAGTCTTTCAGAATTAGTAGAACACGTAAAGGAAGCAAACAAAAACGCACCAGGTGGCGTGATTAATCAATATGGTAATCAATACATCATAAAGGGAAGCGGTAGAGCGTATGCGTTGGAAGATTTGCAGGAAGCAGTTCTAAAAGAAGTAAACGGTCAAACCATCAAAATAAAAGATGTGGCAACGGTTCAAATTGGCGCTGCCGATAAAATTGGCGATGGTTCATTAAATGCAAAACCTGCGGTTATTTTAACCATTTCAAAACAGCCCGATGTCAACACTTTGGAACTGACAGACCGATTGGATGAAGCGATTGCAGACTTGGAAACAACCTTACCAAAAGGTGTCAACATCAAAAGTCAAATCTTTAGACAGTCCGATTTTATTGATGCATCCATCAGCAATTTAAATATGACTTTGTTGGAAGGTGCTTTCTTCGTAATGATTATTCTTTTTATCTTTTTGATGAATTGGAGAACTACCGTTATTTCATTACTGGCTATCCCTATTTCCTTATTGGTATCCATTATCATATTAAAATGGTTGGGCTATACCATAAATACAATGAGTTTGGGCGGTATGGCCATTGCCATTGGTGCATTGGTGGACGATGCAATTATTGATGTAGAAAATGTGTATAAACGCTTGCGCGAAAATATCAGAAAACCCAAAGCGGAGCGGGAATCGACAATAAAAGTAGTGCGTGATGCTTCAGTAGAAATAAGAAGTTCCATCATCATCGCAACGCTTATCATTATCGTATCATTTGTTCCCTTGTTCTTTTTAAGCGGAATGGAAGGTCGATTATTGCAACCGCTGGGCATAGCCTTTGTAACATCGGTATTGACCTCATTGGTAGTTGCCGTAACCGTAACACCAATTTTGTGTTCTTATTTATTAGACAATGAGAAGCTTCTAAACAAACAGGCTGATGGTACAAAAGTAGAGCGTTGGTTGCAGAAACATTATGGCAACCTTTTGGTGCGAGCGACTAAAATACCTAAAACCATTATAGGCGTAACTGTAATTGCATTTGTATTAAGTCTTCTGGTTGTAACGCAATTGGGAAGAAGTTTCCTGCCAGAATTTAATGAAGGTTCATTGGTAATTAGTGTGGTTGGTCCACCGGGAATGTCTTTGGAAGAAAGTAATAAGACTGGAAAGTTAATAGAGACCATTTTATTGGATATGCCCGAAGTAGAGGTCGTTACTCGAAGACAAGGACGTGCCGAACTGGACGAACACGCTCAAGGTGTCAATGCTTCGGAAATTGATGTGCCCTTTGTTCTCGAAGACAAAACCAAAGAAGAATTCTTTGAAGAAGTCCGAAATAAATTGAGCATCGCACCTGGTGTTAATATCACATTAGGACAACCCATCGCACACCGTATTGACCATATGCTTTCGGGTACGCGTGCCAATATTGCCATCAAGATTTTTGGGTCAGATTTACAACGTCTATTTGAAGTAGGGAAAAGTGTAGAGCAGAACATCAAGGATATTGAAGGATTGGCAGATGTTGCAGTTGACCAACAAATTGAAGTACCACAAATACGCATCAAACCTAAACGCCAGATTCTTTCGGCTTATGGGATGACCGTAGGTAATTTGATGGAACAAGTGGATATTGCTTTTGCAGGAGAAGAAGCAGGCGAGATTTATGAAGGACAACAGTATTTTGATTTGGTGGTTCGCTACGAAAAATCGTTTCGTGATAATATTGAGAAAATCGGTAACACCTTAATAAGTCTTCCAAATGGTGGTCAGACCACTTTGGGCCAATTGGCAACCGTTCAATCCGTGAGTAGTCCAAACACTATCAACCGTGAAGATGTGCAACGTAAAATTGTAGTTGCTGCCAATGTTCAAGGTAGGGATTTACGTGGTGCCGTTAACGAAATAAAGGAAGTGATCGCCAGCAATGTAAATATACCAGAAGGTTATCGTGTGCAATATGGCGGACAATTTGAAAGTGAATCCAAAGCATCACAATTGCTTTTGATAACAGCCATAATTGCAATAGCCATCATTTTCCTGTTGTTATACTATGAATTTAAGGATGTAAAACTGGCATTTGTAGTATTGATTAATCTGCCTTTGGCGTTAATTGGTGGAATCTTGATAGTGTATTTCACGTCAGGAATCATCAGTATTGCCGCGACCATAGGTTTTATCAGTTTGTTTGGTATTGCCACACGAAACGGTATTTTATTGGTTTCACGGTATGAAGATTTGAGAAAAGAAGGAGTACAGGGTTTTCAGTTGATAAAAGCTGGGGCTTTAGATAGATTAAACCCTATTTTAATGACTGCCTTTACCACAGGTCTGGCATTGATACCATTGGCTCTAAAAAGTGGCGAACCGGGAAGTGAAATTCAAAGCCCAATGGCCGTTGTAATTTTAGGTGGCTTGTTGTCGGCTACGATATTGAATTTGGTAGTAATTCCTTGCGTGTATCAGTTAGTATTAAAAAAGGAAAAGTAA
- a CDS encoding SpoIIAA family protein: protein MIQIINIEKENLIAAKINGRVTKKDIEKIHPLIHNIIEKGHKVDFYFELEDFHGYDLQGFWADLKVDAAHLSDYGKMAFVGEKKWQKWAAKATDFFTGSEVKYFDLQDREQAKNWIKNN from the coding sequence ATGATACAGATTATAAACATAGAAAAGGAAAACTTGATCGCTGCCAAAATCAACGGTAGAGTCACAAAGAAGGATATTGAAAAAATCCATCCGCTGATTCACAACATCATCGAAAAAGGCCATAAAGTGGATTTTTATTTTGAACTGGAAGATTTTCACGGCTACGACCTACAAGGGTTTTGGGCAGATTTAAAGGTAGATGCTGCACACCTATCAGATTATGGTAAAATGGCATTTGTAGGCGAAAAAAAGTGGCAGAAATGGGCAGCCAAGGCTACCGATTTCTTTACCGGTTCAGAAGTCAAATATTTTGACCTTCAGGATAGGGAACAAGCAAAAAACTGGATAAAAAACAACTAA
- a CDS encoding cation transporter has translation MNKSTFKISKMDCLSEEQMIRMKLESYAEVKHLDFDIPKRKLEVYHVDGIKAIQSSIASLKLGDSLEGTIEAEPPVIEDQSKQKKILWWVLGINFGFFVIEMTTGWISGSMGLIADSLDMLADSIVYALSLFAVGGAISRKKKVAKFSGYFQMALATLGFAEVLRRFFSNTETPLFQWMIIVSISALVGNLISLWLINKTKSKEAHMQASAIFTSNDIIVNGGVILAGILVYFLNSKWPDLVIGGIVFTFVMRGAIRILKLSK, from the coding sequence ATGAATAAAAGCACTTTTAAAATCAGTAAAATGGACTGCCTTTCAGAAGAACAGATGATTCGTATGAAGTTGGAGTCTTATGCTGAAGTAAAGCACTTGGATTTTGATATTCCCAAAAGAAAATTGGAAGTATATCACGTGGACGGTATCAAGGCGATACAATCGTCTATAGCCAGCTTAAAACTTGGGGATTCCTTAGAGGGAACCATAGAAGCCGAACCACCTGTAATAGAAGACCAATCCAAACAAAAAAAGATTCTCTGGTGGGTCTTGGGTATCAACTTCGGTTTTTTCGTTATCGAAATGACCACAGGTTGGATATCTGGCTCAATGGGACTTATTGCAGATTCACTTGATATGCTGGCAGATTCCATCGTGTATGCACTTAGTCTATTTGCAGTTGGCGGCGCTATTTCCAGAAAAAAGAAAGTGGCGAAATTCAGCGGCTACTTTCAGATGGCATTGGCAACGCTTGGGTTTGCAGAGGTCTTACGAAGGTTTTTCAGCAATACCGAAACACCCTTGTTCCAATGGATGATAATCGTTTCAATTTCCGCATTGGTAGGTAATCTGATTTCGCTCTGGCTTATCAACAAAACCAAGAGCAAAGAGGCCCATATGCAGGCGAGTGCCATTTTTACATCCAATGATATCATTGTAAATGGTGGGGTTATACTGGCAGGGATACTCGTTTATTTTCTGAATAGTAAATGGCCCGATTTGGTAATTGGGGGCATCGTTTTCACATTTGTGATGCGCGGTGCCATAAGAATATTAAAACTGTCGAAATAG
- a CDS encoding heavy metal translocating P-type ATPase — translation MKKLKIKIPVILPQVPDEKDACINRLIDKLSGREGIDSVHISDEKADGVPQLCFHYDPDIISLDRVQSLAETTGAQITDKFGHRLIAVEGIRHTRHARTIEKAVKEVDGVLEVSASASGMIRVEFDKGITGFGAIKKKIEKQGLTIIEPSVDTETHLQKIEVSNGEEKSEDTQDKEENQHVGESEGHVHKDGEEYNHKEGEGEAHAHGGIFGKNTELIFAIICGALLGIGFGLSYVDSIPDWVSLSLYIGAYFFGGYFTAKEAIQTVAKGGFEIDFLMLVAAIGAAALGAWAEGALLLFLFSLGHALEHYAMEKARKSIAALADLAPKTALLKKDGKTKEVGIEKLSKGDIIVVKPNSKISADGVVVDGKSSVNQAPITGESVPVDKVPVEDSAKDYSEDDDIKDENRVFAGTINGNNTLEIKVIKEAKDSTLSRLVKLVNEAQTQKSPTQLLTDKFERYFVPSVLVLVVLLLFAFLVVDEPFSASFYRAMAVLVAASPCALAISTPSAVLSGVARAARGGVLIKGGRPLEDLGVITALAFDKTGTLTEGKPKLTEVVPLGDISENELLKIAVAVENLSDHPLAKAVVRDGKERLKGEEIPDATDLEAVLGKGIKASLGNDKIYVGNLDLYEGLDESTPSEEIITKVRDLEGGGNTTMLIRKNQEYIGVIALMDTPREAAKETLKKLKEIGIKRMIMLTGDNQKVADAVAKEIGLTDAWGSLLPEEKVDAIKELKEKESKVAMVGDGVNDAPAMANSTVGIAMGAAGSDVALETADVALMADKLETLPFAIGLSRKAKAIIKQNLWVSLGVVALLIPATILSWANIGIAVAFHEGSTLVVVANALRLLAYKKD, via the coding sequence ATGAAAAAACTAAAAATCAAAATTCCCGTAATCCTTCCACAGGTACCGGACGAGAAAGATGCCTGCATCAACAGGCTCATCGACAAATTAAGTGGACGTGAAGGTATTGACAGTGTGCACATATCCGATGAAAAAGCGGACGGTGTACCGCAACTCTGTTTTCATTACGACCCCGATATCATTTCACTTGATAGAGTACAGTCCTTGGCAGAAACCACGGGAGCCCAAATCACGGATAAATTTGGGCATAGGCTAATAGCCGTGGAAGGTATACGTCATACCCGTCACGCCCGAACCATCGAGAAAGCAGTCAAAGAGGTCGATGGAGTTCTCGAAGTTTCCGCATCCGCTTCAGGAATGATACGTGTGGAATTTGATAAGGGCATTACAGGATTTGGGGCGATTAAAAAGAAAATAGAAAAACAAGGGCTTACTATTATTGAACCTTCCGTTGATACAGAAACACATTTACAAAAAATAGAAGTTTCCAACGGTGAAGAAAAATCTGAAGATACTCAAGACAAGGAGGAAAATCAACACGTTGGCGAGAGCGAAGGCCACGTTCATAAAGACGGCGAAGAATACAACCACAAGGAGGGTGAAGGTGAGGCACACGCCCACGGTGGTATTTTTGGCAAGAATACCGAACTTATTTTTGCCATCATTTGCGGTGCCCTTCTCGGAATAGGTTTCGGATTGTCCTACGTGGACTCGATACCGGATTGGGTCAGCTTGTCCCTCTACATAGGCGCCTACTTTTTTGGAGGTTATTTTACCGCGAAAGAGGCCATACAGACTGTAGCCAAAGGTGGTTTTGAAATCGACTTTTTAATGTTGGTCGCAGCCATCGGTGCCGCTGCTTTGGGCGCTTGGGCGGAAGGTGCCTTGTTACTGTTCCTGTTCAGCCTCGGGCACGCTCTTGAACATTATGCGATGGAGAAAGCCCGAAAATCTATTGCGGCACTGGCAGATTTAGCACCGAAAACGGCCTTGCTAAAAAAAGATGGAAAGACCAAAGAAGTTGGTATTGAAAAGTTGAGTAAAGGCGATATTATTGTAGTTAAGCCAAACAGTAAAATATCTGCCGATGGCGTTGTTGTTGATGGTAAAAGTAGTGTCAACCAAGCCCCCATTACCGGGGAAAGTGTACCAGTAGATAAAGTTCCTGTGGAAGATTCCGCCAAGGACTATTCAGAGGATGATGATATAAAGGACGAAAACCGAGTTTTCGCCGGGACTATTAACGGCAACAATACGCTTGAAATTAAGGTAATCAAAGAGGCAAAGGATTCAACACTGTCCCGATTGGTAAAATTGGTGAACGAAGCCCAGACCCAAAAATCCCCCACCCAGTTGCTTACCGATAAATTTGAAAGATATTTTGTTCCTTCCGTACTGGTATTGGTAGTGCTGTTGCTCTTTGCTTTTTTGGTCGTCGATGAACCGTTTAGTGCCAGCTTTTATAGGGCTATGGCCGTATTGGTAGCTGCCAGTCCCTGTGCCCTTGCGATTTCGACCCCGAGTGCGGTATTGAGCGGTGTTGCACGAGCGGCCCGTGGCGGGGTACTTATCAAAGGGGGTCGTCCTTTGGAAGACTTGGGGGTTATTACCGCGCTCGCCTTTGACAAGACGGGTACCCTGACCGAAGGAAAACCCAAGCTTACCGAAGTGGTCCCACTTGGCGATATTTCTGAAAACGAACTTTTAAAAATAGCTGTGGCCGTAGAGAATCTAAGTGACCATCCTCTGGCAAAAGCAGTGGTTCGAGATGGCAAGGAACGTTTGAAAGGCGAGGAAATACCTGATGCAACCGATTTGGAAGCCGTGCTTGGCAAAGGTATAAAAGCGTCATTGGGCAATGACAAAATCTATGTCGGTAACCTCGACCTGTACGAAGGGCTTGATGAGAGCACCCCTTCCGAAGAGATAATAACGAAAGTCCGTGACCTCGAAGGTGGGGGAAATACTACGATGCTTATTCGGAAAAACCAAGAATATATAGGTGTTATTGCCCTAATGGATACCCCTCGCGAAGCTGCCAAGGAAACCCTCAAAAAATTAAAGGAAATCGGTATCAAACGAATGATTATGCTTACTGGTGACAACCAAAAGGTTGCCGATGCCGTGGCGAAAGAAATAGGATTGACCGATGCTTGGGGGAGCTTGTTACCAGAGGAAAAAGTGGATGCCATAAAAGAGCTAAAGGAAAAGGAATCCAAGGTGGCAATGGTAGGCGATGGTGTAAACGATGCACCCGCAATGGCGAACAGTACCGTGGGCATAGCAATGGGAGCGGCTGGAAGCGATGTGGCCTTGGAAACGGCGGATGTTGCCCTAATGGCCGACAAGTTGGAAACCCTGCCTTTTGCTATTGGCTTGAGTAGAAAAGCAAAAGCTATTATCAAGCAGAACCTTTGGGTAAGCCTTGGTGTTGTAGCACTGCTCATACCAGCCACCATTTTGAGCTGGGCAAACATAGGAATAGCCGTGGCATTTCACGAGGGGTCTACCTTGGTAGTAGTGGCCAATGCGCTGCGCCTTTTGGCTTATAAAAAAGATTAG